In the Helianthus annuus cultivar XRQ/B chromosome 11, HanXRQr2.0-SUNRISE, whole genome shotgun sequence genome, one interval contains:
- the LOC110888622 gene encoding uncharacterized protein LOC110888622, protein MRCKNHYTDLTSTIGVCSCCLRERLLCVIAAQEQAQSQSPLQNPHNSDNIPPIHHRKRNQSDGATAWSDNNDRLHHPRSAPHHRRIISDQLFYQTPELDPTSVGNGNGKSSSGYSSKKRSFIRFFSFTNIFRSRNRKSVTVTVTEPRVSDSVSVSVSDSDSTFRRHYGGGGAVRRRNCRDRGMSPVRNSDTGGDEEESNASTESWRNTPRRTPARRGGGGHSRQLSGLAFCLSPLVRASPNRPEVVLSGEIRVPVKPHLSDTKSFNGNRSRKLADFGRSNLNR, encoded by the coding sequence ATGAGGTGTAAGAACCATTACACTGACCTCACCAGCACCATCGGCGTATGCTCTTGTTGCCTCCGTGAACGTCTACTCTGTGTAATCGCTGCTCAAGAACAAGCTCAATCTCAATCTCCGCTTCAAAACCCTCACAATTCCGACAATATTCCGCCGATACACCACCGCAAACGCAACCAGTCAGACGGAGCTACCGCCTGGTCCGATAACAACGATCGTCTTCATCATCCTCGTTCTGCGCCACATCATCGGCGTATCATCTCCGATCAACTTTTTTATCAGACGCCGGAGCTAGATCCTACTTCCGTCGGTAACGGTAACGGAAAAAGCTCCAGCGGTTACTCTAGTAAGAAACGGAGTTTCATTAGGTTTTTTTCGTTTACGAACATTTTCAGATCTAGAAATCGGAAATCAGTTACGGTTACGGTTACGGAACCTAGGGTTTCAGATTCAGTTTCAGTTTCagtttcagattcagattcaacTTTCCGGCGGCATTATGGCGGCGGTGGTGCGGTGCGGCGACGTAACTGCCGAGATCGAGGAATGTCACCGGTGAGAAACTCAGACACCGGCGGCGATGAAGAAGAATCGAACGCGTCAACGGAGTCGTGGAGAAACACGCCGCGGCGGACTCCGGCACGGCGCGGCGGTGGAGGACACTCGCGGCAGTTATCTGGTTTAGCATTTTGTTTGAGTCCTTTGGTGCGTGCAAGCCCTAACCGGCCGGAGGTTGTGTTGTCCGGCGAGATTAGGGTTCCGGTGAAGCCTCATTTATCTGATACGAAGTCGTTTAACGGTAATAGATCACGGAAACTTGCTGATTTTGGGAGGAGTAATCTGAACCGTTGA